The Plasmodium vivax chromosome 12, whole genome shotgun sequence genomic interval tttttttggaattgtataaaaaattgcgtGTTAAACGAGCgttaagaaaagaaaaaaaataaaatgaaaagaaataaaaaaataaataaataaaacgaaaagaaaaaaaaaataaaataaaatgaaaaaaaaaaaaaaaaaaagcaaaaaaaatgaagcaaattttacgaaaaacgaaatagctttatttttttgccatacAAAATTATTGCATAATTGCAACGAAAATCAGGCACGAACTGTCAGCATGGGGGCCTATACGTGCATGGAAAcgcactaaaaaaaaaaaaaaaaatcacatacattttttcgctcataattttatttgttagtTAATACAAAtgggtatataataaaaataaccaaTTTATGGCTCAtggcaggaaaaaatggctaaattTGTTAGCatgatttttccccctttttggccgTTTTTGCGAAAGGGAGGTTATTCACTGCATTTATTTGCCTCATAATTGTACCATATAATTGTCAAACAGTTCGACATGCGTTTCTTGGCAGAAAACTGCTATATCATTTTTGCGCTAAAAAGTGCGATTTTTgtagcagtttttttttttttttttttttttttttcgcactgAACATAATTACCCTTCCCTTTGCTCGCTTTTTTCGCAAAGACATTTTTGCCGTCTTCACTGCGTATGTAGCAATTATGCACATGTCCTCACTTTTGAAGAAAGTgtttaaaagaagaaaatgttaaatgATAACCCCcccataatatatattcgtACATAATGCAGCTTCAGTGCCACGCGTATGGGTATTTTCATTTCACACACATAAAAGAGTAACATATTTGtatgacccgttcaggtgaATTCGCAAAAGAATTGAACAGTACGTATCATCGGTGGCGTATTTTTTGTGAGTGCATGTCAGTTCATATTTTGGGTGCAAACTAAGAAGACGTGCTGCATTCCCTACGTTGTCACGCCGTGCTGTGTCCCaaccgccttttttttttttttaattttgacaTATGCAAAATTGACAAGCAGGACTATTGCGCAAAAATGTGGATACGCTTAAGTACGTTAGCATGTCACTTTATTAACCCTACGGGGGTGGAAAAATACTGTTGTGCGTAGCTTTTATGTTTAGCCACCGTTGCGCAGCGTATGggcaattttgaaaaattcgGTGCGATTATACAAGTGCGCATTTGGGCTGCTGTcaaatgtaaagaaaaattaggTGTACAAAAGTGATCATGTAAGGGCATCCGTTTCGTCGGGCCGCTTGCgaaaggcaaaaaattgcatatatatatacgcacatgtgcatacgtacgCATGTATAACGAAAACTTTATGTGTTCAAACGGGGACATAAACATACATACAATGTACGCGCCACACCCCTGACGGGAGACCAGAACTTTCTTTAAAACGCGTTGCctgtttgttctttttcgaaaaatgatTGATAAATCACAAAACGGATTAACGCGCCGTCTGTAAGCGTATCCTTACGtgcgtaaaaaataaaccctATTTGGCTCCTTaaaagggtgaaaaatgTGGAATCGCTCAATTCACACtttaaaaggcaaaacggCGTTGCTTTAAAGGCATGttgaaaaaggcaaattcGTTAATTCTTAATCAGCACAGCGATGCAGGCAAGTGCTTTGCGCACAATACCAAATGTGGCTAAATTCGAATGGAAAGCGTACGTCGTGAAAGTGCGCAGAGTTCGAATTTGCATAAGGGGagaaatttttgttttctcaaAATGGCGTTCTCAAATAGGTGTCTTCTTAAAATGTGCggaaataccaaaaaaagggagggaaggggaaaggaaaacaaaaaagcaaacaatGAGGCAAACAATGAGGCAAACAATGAGGCAAACAATGAAGCAAACAACGAAGCAAACAACGGAGCAAGCGAAAGTGCCCCCCAATTGGAAAATTTACGACTCTAATATTATTTCCAAATGGGTGAAAAataacgaacgaacgaacgaacgaatgaGCACACCGCCGAACGTGCGACACAAATGGCCTTTGAAAAATAGAAAGCCACCAGCTCtgcgcaaaataaaaaaaattatccgtAAGGCGCTCGCTCTTTTTGCTAACTGTTAATAACCAGTTGCGCATTTGCCTCGTTGAaccgctattttttttttattttccccaatGAGTGGCACTCAAAAATATGTCCGCGGTGCAGGTGAAAACTTTCcccttaaaaaaagaggaagaaagtTCACAATTGCgttcatttaaaatgttttcttttttttaaatctttatTGTACGAAATGCACGAATCGATTATCCTTTTCGAGGCTTCCTTATTAATTGTGAGGGATCTTTtatcttcattattttcttcgtttttatCCTTTATTTCTTTCATCAATAATtgtaccttttttaattcatttttaatgggATGGTTGCTGAGAAAGTCGCCCGATATTTTCAAATAGGAATGAAAAATAGAACAAATGGAGTAGGCAAGAAATGAATTGTATTCAGCATACTGCACAGGGTTTAACACACCTTCCAAATCTTTTATCGAATAATGATTGTTTAGTagtccaaaatttttttgaaactcTTTAATGGTCgagtttaaatttttaagaatttcTACATGgtcatctttttttatttctagtGTACCGTCTTTCTTGCACCCTGGGGggttgtcattttttttttggtccattcgaattaatttttaaaaaaatgacgaattttggaaaaaaggcGAATTCAGGGGCGAACCAAAATTTGTACTCTTTCAAATGTGGGAACGTAAATTTGGTTACTGTTCCGTGCGTACTCGCGCAATTGCgcactttcctttttgaaaaattttcgGAGATATGAGAAACAAATGATTCGATTAATTTCGTCTGAATGAACTTcccattttaaatttctttcaCTTAAGATAGGTATCAGAAGGTAAGGGGCTATGACAAATTTTGGAGTTACTTAtacgtgcacattttttttttggtacgtATTTTTAAGCCTTTAGGGcgttaaaaaggggcacaaatGGGCTATGTTGAATGTAGAACGTTTGCCGCATAAATAAGTTATCAAAGCGCTACGAGtttgttgcaatttttcgttttctcaTCATATCGTCTCCTTCAGCGCATTTCTTAGAAATAGCTACACGTGTGATAATTTTACATGTGAGGtatgttccccttttttggctgtTCATACAAAGTAGGGAGATAATTCCCCATGTTTTGCGAGCCTGGCTTATAGCTGCTCTATCactgtgttaaaaaaaaaccgtCGCAGTGGAGCATTATCCTTCcggaaaaatacacacaatGTTGTGAAGTCGCAAATTTACAGAGTTGCTAAGCTGCCAATATTACATACAAATAATGGCTTCTCTTCTCTGTGTGATATTAATGTCTGACGCGCAGGTATACATGTGCAGTAAATGTgtacacgaaaaaaaaggagaaattgGGAGGTTTCCCATTAGGCGTAAAAGAAAAGCATTTCCGTCACCCTGGGAGTTGCATAAATGGGGCCACAATCGAAATGACGTGAttatttcctcttcatcgaatttttcacatcattttttttttccttcttaaaATATAGTATACTTCACAATGCAGAAGAAAATCGCGTTTAAATTCATTCCACTCGCTCGCATAAAATGGGAAGGAGTTTCACaggtatatattttttataaatacaaatttaatGAGCGTATGAAAAAATGACTCGTGCGGGTAGAAAGCAGGCGCGTTTTCACCATTTCaacgtttgtttgtttttcttaCTCGCGTTTGTTTTCCGCAATTTGTGCATCTTTCAAATTGTGCTGCGCGGcgtgaaggggaaaatttttgaacaaaaataaaataacaggAATGCGAAATATTGCGAAATGTTAAGAAATGTTGAGAAATGTTGAAAAATGTTGAGgaaagttgcaaaaaatgacaaaatataaagcaaaaggaaaaagaaaaaggcaaaaggtAAAAACTGTTCCCGATGCACGCAATTTTCGAAATGCAAACTGAAAATTAACCCTGTCGTAAAATTACACTATGGAGGAGCGGCGGAATGGCATGTGAAGCGCACTGCGTTTTTTGTTTctgtttttcctcattttgttttgtCAAGTAGGCGGCAAAATCTTTATAACTTTCGCCATGTACATTTCAACATGCATATGACACATGGAAATGAGGAAAGGTGTTCGATAACACAAAATGTgaatgttataatatatatacagttCTGCGCGTCGAGCTTTGTACATCCATGGAATGATGATCCCGGGAATGATAATTGTGCCAAAAACCTGTTGTCTCTGTTTCTATGTActacatttattttacaaaataacaTTGTTAGGGAAAAGGCAGGTTTCGTTTTCACGAAATggttattttaattttttaatttttttttttaaattcttcacAGTGTGCCTATGGAGTgacttttccattttgaatgatcttttttaaaattcccccccaaaataaataaacaaataaatgtgaaaatataTCAGCACTGGGAACGCAAAGTAGGATATGCAATTTTGttgcgttttccttttccttcatttggcacttcattttgcatttgCTCTTTTCTCGATtgcttttccttattttttcgccAAATTTTCGCCGTTTTTTTGCCAGTTTTTCCCCACCtttagccattttttctccttttttttgcgccatttttttcccaactgAATCCATTCATCATACATACCACTTTTACCAAGTTAAGAAAACTCCGCGTTTAAAAAAGTGGGAGGCTCTTCCCCGCCCTGCATGATTGCGCTTTGGCGAAACGAAGCCCAGTCATGTGAGCGCATGTGGAATTAGCGTCATCCATGTAGCATATgccatatgcatatatgggCAAATGACACTACGTTGTGAGTGCTCTGCTGCCGCTCGCCTGGCGTTGCTCCGTGCATATAGCGTATGAGGCTGTTCACGCGGGAAGGCAGAGCGTAAGCGCATcgcatatacatacaatGCGCATGGGCGAAAAAGTATTCgtataatatacaaatatatgttcCGCGCTTTCTCATGTAAACTCCATCCCTGTGCCAAACACGCGGGGTAAATGGAAAGTCACCAGTTTTATacttatgtatatgcatttatgcatacatgcatacatatgtatcTTTAATTCCCACAAAAAAGCAATACGCGCAGGGaaacaatttggaaaaaaaaaaaaaaaaaaaagaaagaggaatGTTCTgatggctattttttttttcctttcttttgagtaaaaaaaaaaaaaaaagccaaaatgaTCCAAGAGAACTACAAGGACGGCAGTGAAAAATACAGCAGCAAATATAgagaatataattattacagGAGTTATATAAGCGATATAAAAGGCAAGTACATGGGTTTTGGAAACATGCAAAGGGATAGCCCCAACGGCAGGTATTTTAATGACCCTCGAAGGAACAACAATTACTACTACCGCAATCGGGAGGGGAACCTGCACGACGGCGCGTACGGGAATTCGCACAGGAATTCGCACAGGAACTCCTACAggaattcatataaaaatttgcacaaaaatttgcacaaaaatttgcacaaaaatttgcacaaaaattCGTACCAAAATTCGTACCAAAATTCGTACCAGAACGGGTACCACGACTCGCACAACCACGTGTACAATAGCGGCTTCGGCAATGCGTACGGCAACCCCTACGGGAGCGGCTTCAAGCtgctgaaggggaaaagaatcAGGAGCTTCAACAGCACCAGCAACTCCAGCCGGAAAGGAAagctctttaaaaaatttaaaaactacGATGTGGACGAAAACATGATCAGGGCGTATAAAAATGGGAGGAAACGCAGCTACTCGTCCATGAGGGAGATAAATGACAGGGAACAAAGACACCATAAGGTGTACCTAGAGTCCAAGTACCACCACGAGGAGcatcaaaataattatttaaaaggaTTTGACTTTACCAGAAAAAGAAACTACTATtcgtacaaaaaaaaattgtacaataGTGATAGAAGAAACTACGATACCCACTTTGGACAggggaacattttttacaataatgaGTATTACCTTTTTAACGACGGCGCTAcgttgaagaagaagaaaatgtattatgggaataaaaatagctttCGAACGAATTCGAGAAGTTATAATGGGCACTCTGACAGGATGAataataaaaggaaagattCCAACCGAAATGGGAAGTACAAAGCGACCGCAGTGCATCAGAAGGAGACAGGCAGTTTGGGAGGGGGACCAAGTGCAACCAGTGCAACGAGTGCAGCTACGGCGGTGAGAATTTGCAGCTATAAGGACAAGGATGACAAATCGAATAAATCttttaagttaaaaaataccGATACGACACGAGATGATGGTACAGGGAAATCGGACGTGAGGGATGAAATTATGGGAAGTAGGAGGAACCTCGTCGTGTGCAGTGATAAGGAAAAAGGCTCTCAGCAATCGCTGCGTAAGTACACTCGAGGGgtaaggaaaaggagaaaggcCCCCAGCAGTTACAGCGGTACGAGAAGTGGACGCAGGAGCAGGCGAAGGAGCAGACGAAGAAGTAGGCGAAGGAACGCGCAGCGaaggaggcgaaaaagaGATAGCCTCAGCAGCAATGAAGAAACGGGAACGAGTGCTCTATcacgaagaggaagcagcTACTCCTCagttgaaaataaaaaaaaaaaccatgcCGATAGGTACAGCAGTGAGTCCTACAGGTATACCCCCTCAGACGAATCCACAGATGATATATCGtcgagaaaaaaatacaaccaCAAAAGAaacagaacaaaattttcagaTATGGAAGATAACAAcaataggaagaaaaaaaaaaaaaaaaaagaaaactacGATTCTGATGACGAAATTGTACATTTTAGTTGGAAGAAGGGAATGGTCCTAAACAACTGTTACGTGGTGATacgaaaaatgggggaggggaCCTTCGGGCGAGTCCTCCTCTGTCAGCACATGGACACGAAGAAGTACTACGCGGTGAAGGTAGTACGGAATATTAGGAAGTATACCAAATCTGCAAAGATAGAGGCAgatattttgaagaaaatccaaaatgatgattttaaaaataataatattgtaaaatacCATGGAAGGTTTATGTACTACGATCATATGTGTCTCGTCTTTGAGCCACTTGGTCCATCCCTTTACGAAATTATCACCAAGAATAACTACAACGGGTTTCATTTGGAGGACATCAGGCTGTACTGCATCGAAATGTTGAAGGCTTTAAGTTACCTCCGCAAAATATCCCTAACGCACACCGATTTGAAGccagaaaatattttgctcGACGACCCCTATTTTGAGAAAACGTTAGTAAGTGTTAGAAGAGCTACAGATGGAAAGAGGGTTCAGATTTATAGAACCAAATCTACGGGCATAAAATTAATCGATTTTGGTTGTGCCACTTTCAAGGATGGATACCATGGGTCTATTATAAACACAAGACAGTATCGTGCTCCGGAGGTTATTCTAAATTTAGGTTGGGATGTGTCAAGTGACATGTGGAGTTTTGGTTGCGTCTTGGCTGAAATGTACACAGGGGACCTTTTGTTTAGAACCCATGAGCATTTAGAACACTTAGCCCTGATGGAAGCTATCGTTCAGCCAatccccaaaaaaatgatatgcgAGGCGGTTAGAACGAATGGGgctaaatatataaataggGATGGTCTTAGATTGGCC includes:
- a CDS encoding hypothetical protein (encoded by transcript PVX_118215A), which codes for MQASALRTIPNVAKFEWKAYVVKVRRVRICIRGEIFVFSKWRSQIGVFLKCAEIPKKGREGERKTKKQTMRQTMRQTMRQTMKQTTKQTTEQAKVPPNWKIYDSNIISKWVKNNERTNERMSTPPNVRHKWPLKNRKPPALRKIKKIIRKALALFANC
- a CDS encoding hypothetical protein, conserved (encoded by transcript PVX_118210A), which gives rise to MDQKKNDNPPGCKKDGTLEIKKDDHVEILKNLNSTIKEFQKNFGLLNNHYSIKDLEGVLNPVQYAEYNSFLAYSICSIFHSYLKISGDFLSNHPIKNELKKVQLLMKEIKDKNEENNEDKRSLTINKEASKRIIDSCISYNKDLKKRKHFK
- a CDS encoding serine/threonine kinase-1, putative (encoded by transcript PVX_118220A), yielding MIQENYKDGSEKYSSKYREYNYYRSYISDIKGKYMGFGNMQRDSPNGRYFNDPRRNNNYYYRNREGNLHDGAYGNSHRNSHRNSYRNSYKNLHKNLHKNLHKNLHKNSYQNSYQNSYQNGYHDSHNHVYNSGFGNAYGNPYGSGFKLLKGKRIRSFNSTSNSSRKGKLFKKFKNYDVDENMIRAYKNGRKRSYSSMREINDREQRHHKVYLESKYHHEEHQNNYLKGFDFTRKRNYYSYKKKLYNSDRRNYDTHFGQGNIFYNNEYYLFNDGATLKKKKMYYGNKNSFRTNSRSYNGHSDRMNNKRKDSNRNGKYKATAVHQKETGSLGGGPSATSATSAATAVRICSYKDKDDKSNKSFKLKNTDTTRDDGTGKSDVRDEIMGSRRNLVVCSDKEKGSQQSLRKYTRGVRKRRKAPSSYSGTRSGRRSRRRSRRRSRRRNAQRRRRKRDSLSSNEETGTSALSRRGSSYSSVENKKKNHADRYSSESYRYTPSDESTDDISSRKKYNHKRNRTKFSDMEDNNNRKKKKKKKENYDSDDEIVHFSWKKGMVLNNCYVVIRKMGEGTFGRVLLCQHMDTKKYYAVKVVRNIRKYTKSAKIEADILKKIQNDDFKNNNIVKYHGRFMYYDHMCLVFEPLGPSLYEIITKNNYNGFHLEDIRLYCIEMLKALSYLRKISLTHTDLKPENILLDDPYFEKTLVSVRRATDGKRVQIYRTKSTGIKLIDFGCATFKDGYHGSIINTRQYRAPEVILNLGWDVSSDMWSFGCVLAEMYTGDLLFRTHEHLEHLALMEAIVQPIPKKMICEAVRTNGAKYINRDGLRLAWPENASSFESIKYVKRCLPLHKLIRNDLFCDFLYSILQIDPALRPAPAELLKHRFLQESCGYY